A stretch of the Polaribacter pacificus genome encodes the following:
- a CDS encoding 4-hydroxyproline epimerase → MSKKTFFCVDAHTCGNPVRVVAGGGPNLVGNTMSEKRQHFLKDYDWIRKGLMFEPRGHDMMSGSILFPPHDPANDFAILFIETSGCLPMCGHGTIGTITIAIEEGLITPKVPGKIRMEAPAGLVDIAYGQTGNKVDWVRLTNVKSYLAAENLSIDCPELGEVSFDVAYGGNYYAIVDPQKNFSGVHDFTASKIIQYSQVVRQRINEKYPNQFIHPENDTIRDVTHMLWTGNPIDPTSSGRNAVFYGDKAIDRSPCGTGTSARLAQLYAKGKLQLGEAFVHESFIGSKFIGRVEEATSLAGKPAIIPSIEGWAKVYGYNNIIIDEEDDPYAHGFQVI, encoded by the coding sequence ATGAGTAAGAAAACTTTTTTTTGTGTTGATGCACATACCTGTGGAAATCCTGTCCGAGTAGTTGCAGGAGGTGGTCCAAATTTGGTTGGGAACACCATGAGTGAAAAACGCCAACATTTTTTAAAAGACTATGATTGGATTCGCAAGGGGTTAATGTTTGAGCCCCGAGGTCACGATATGATGAGTGGTAGCATTCTGTTTCCACCCCATGATCCAGCCAATGATTTTGCAATTTTGTTTATAGAAACATCGGGTTGTTTGCCCATGTGTGGACACGGAACCATCGGAACCATTACCATTGCAATAGAAGAGGGTTTAATTACACCAAAAGTGCCAGGAAAAATAAGAATGGAAGCTCCAGCTGGTTTAGTAGACATCGCTTATGGTCAAACAGGAAACAAAGTTGATTGGGTTCGATTGACCAATGTCAAAAGTTATTTGGCGGCAGAAAATCTAAGTATTGATTGTCCAGAATTAGGAGAGGTTAGCTTTGATGTGGCATATGGAGGAAATTACTATGCCATAGTAGATCCTCAGAAAAACTTTTCGGGAGTCCATGATTTTACTGCGTCTAAAATTATTCAGTACTCTCAGGTAGTTAGACAAAGAATCAATGAAAAATATCCAAATCAATTTATCCATCCAGAAAATGATACCATTAGAGATGTAACCCATATGCTCTGGACAGGAAATCCAATTGACCCAACATCATCTGGGAGAAATGCTGTTTTTTATGGCGATAAAGCCATTGATAGAAGCCCTTGTGGCACAGGAACATCAGCAAGATTAGCGCAGCTATACGCAAAAGGAAAGTTGCAGCTAGGTGAGGCCTTTGTACATGAAAGTTTTATCGGGAGCAAATTTATCGGACGCGTAGAAGAAGCAACAAGTTTGGCAGGAAAACCAGCTATTATTCCAAGCATTGAAGGTTGGGCCAAAGTATATGGCTATAACAATATTATTATTGATGAAGAAGATGATCCGTATGCACATGGGTTTCAGGTAATTTAA
- a CDS encoding AraC family transcriptional regulator: MKCTLELDAETSFIAMKVLPFKIPKSKNIALIYQEDKGAIFYDKLHQHEEIQICAIVKGEGTLVVGDTVNDYKSGDVLVIGSNLPHVFKSDVSSEKKSHMISLFFTKTSFGDAFFSLGDFSKIDTFFKLSNTGCTVLSHKKELLALFVSLKKASSFERFIIFLKIINLILKAETASLSTFVYQKKYTDNEGKRMSTIMDYTMNHFDSDIDLQSIADLANMTPNAFCRYFKQRTNKTYFQFLIEVKIEQACRLLKNQELLIAEISEKAGFKNISNFNRKFKEVKGITPTAFRRLH, translated from the coding sequence ATGAAATGTACATTAGAATTGGATGCTGAAACAAGTTTTATAGCAATGAAAGTTTTACCCTTTAAAATACCTAAATCTAAAAATATTGCTCTGATATATCAGGAAGACAAAGGAGCTATTTTCTATGACAAACTGCATCAACATGAAGAAATTCAGATTTGCGCCATTGTTAAGGGAGAAGGCACATTGGTAGTTGGAGATACCGTAAACGACTATAAAAGCGGTGATGTTTTAGTGATTGGCAGCAATTTACCGCATGTGTTTAAAAGTGATGTTTCTAGTGAAAAAAAATCACACATGATTTCCTTATTTTTTACAAAAACTTCATTTGGTGATGCATTTTTTTCGTTGGGCGATTTTTCTAAAATTGATACTTTTTTTAAATTAAGTAATACGGGCTGCACGGTCCTATCGCATAAAAAGGAGTTATTAGCCTTATTTGTATCACTAAAAAAAGCCAGTTCTTTTGAGCGATTTATCATCTTTCTAAAAATTATCAATCTTATTTTAAAAGCAGAAACAGCTTCACTTTCTACTTTCGTGTATCAAAAAAAATACACGGATAATGAAGGAAAAAGAATGAGTACCATTATGGATTATACCATGAATCATTTTGACAGTGATATTGATTTGCAAAGCATAGCAGACCTAGCAAACATGACCCCCAATGCATTTTGTCGTTATTTTAAACAGCGAACCAACAAAACTTATTTTCAGTTTCTTATCGAAGTCAAGATAGAACAGGCCTGTCGTTTGTTAAAAAATCAAGAACTATTAATTGCCGAAATTTCAGAAAAAGCCGGATTTAAAAACATTTCTAATTTTAATCGGAAGTTTAAAGAAGTCAAAGGAATCACACCGACTGCCTTTAGACGTTTGCATTAA
- a CDS encoding dihydrodipicolinate synthase family protein, with amino-acid sequence MSIQWNGVMPAVFTWLKESKSGALEIDLDATQKQAVGILKTQGKGGSRMSGLVGSGTLGENSYLSTKQRLSLLRSLSEVAKEYNVPLISGAAAESKEELAKIVEGLATVGVDTVMVMPPKTKAVPSEKEMYEYYALAEATAKDVGLTIMPYNNPDAAGYHALSTDLLLRLSVLPKVTALKISTIDVSIIETLMLENKDLKILAGVDTVTVYAGLAGASGGVTGVGTIFPKASVTMQEYVLNGEWAEANKISQALNSLSYLDAQPLLMEYLKLAMGIHHNDVAGGLRTFGKKLTQQQIDDVRARYILAKERLEVLDLIG; translated from the coding sequence ATGAGTATACAATGGAATGGCGTAATGCCAGCCGTGTTTACATGGTTAAAAGAGTCAAAATCAGGTGCTCTTGAAATTGACCTTGATGCAACACAAAAACAGGCAGTAGGTATTTTAAAAACTCAAGGAAAGGGCGGAAGCAGAATGAGCGGACTTGTCGGCTCTGGAACTCTGGGTGAAAATAGCTACCTGAGCACCAAGCAGCGTCTTTCCTTACTTAGATCCCTTTCTGAGGTTGCTAAAGAATACAATGTCCCGTTGATTAGCGGAGCAGCTGCAGAAAGTAAGGAAGAACTTGCCAAAATTGTTGAAGGGCTTGCAACAGTTGGAGTTGATACAGTCATGGTCATGCCACCCAAAACTAAGGCGGTTCCTTCTGAAAAAGAAATGTATGAGTATTATGCACTTGCTGAAGCAACTGCAAAAGATGTAGGCCTAACAATTATGCCTTATAACAATCCTGATGCAGCCGGTTATCATGCACTCTCAACCGACCTTCTTTTAAGACTTTCAGTTCTTCCTAAGGTAACTGCTCTTAAAATATCGACTATAGATGTCTCAATTATTGAAACGCTGATGTTAGAGAACAAAGATTTAAAAATTTTGGCAGGAGTAGACACAGTCACTGTATATGCAGGACTCGCTGGAGCAAGCGGTGGAGTTACAGGTGTAGGTACTATCTTTCCAAAAGCAAGTGTTACTATGCAGGAGTATGTTTTAAATGGAGAATGGGCTGAGGCAAACAAAATTTCTCAGGCTTTAAATTCCTTATCGTATCTGGATGCTCAGCCGCTGCTTATGGAATATCTTAAACTTGCTATGGGAATTCATCATAATGATGTTGCTGGAGGGCTGCGTACCTTTGGTAAGAAATTAACCCAACAGCAAATTGATGATGTCCGTGCAAGATATATTTTGGCAAAAGAAAGACTTGAAGTTCTGGACTTAATAGGTTAA
- a CDS encoding aldehyde dehydrogenase (NADP(+)), producing the protein MITGKNYIGNQLSANGNKTYTTFNPQTNQENKVVFTEATSEEIDQAVLLATEAFASFRNTSKEQKAAFLNAIADEILALGDELLETYCSESGLPQGRAMGERGRTMGQLRSFAELVLEGSWVEASIDTAQPDRAPMPKPDVRKMNIPLGPVVVFGASNFPLAYSTAGGDTAAALAAGCPVLVKSHPMHAGTGELISSAIIKAAKDTGMPNGVFSNLNSSGIEVGQQLVNHPKVKAVGFTGSIRGGRALYDLAAKRPEPIPVFAEMGSVNPVVVLPKALENRAAALAKTYAQSITLGTGQFCTNPGLILGIKGAALTEFINVLASEIVTIDPGCMLHPNILGAYEANKEKAISQEGLTLAAHYQNDVATNFAKQAIATVNGATFLANPQLHQEVFGPYSIVVQCDDANQLEELILQLEGQLTGTVIADDNETANYPGVIAAVQNRVGRIIFNGVPTGVEVCPSMVHGGPYPASTDSRFTAVGVSSIARWVRPFSYQDWPNKLLPLELKNENPLGILRLVNNQKTTDKI; encoded by the coding sequence ATGATTACAGGAAAAAATTATATCGGAAATCAACTTTCTGCAAACGGAAATAAAACATATACAACATTCAATCCGCAAACCAATCAAGAAAACAAAGTTGTTTTTACAGAAGCAACTTCAGAAGAAATAGACCAAGCCGTTCTTTTAGCAACAGAGGCTTTTGCAAGTTTTAGAAACACTTCTAAAGAGCAAAAAGCAGCCTTTTTAAATGCCATTGCAGATGAGATTTTAGCTTTGGGAGATGAGCTGTTAGAAACCTATTGTTCAGAATCTGGATTGCCTCAAGGAAGAGCCATGGGAGAACGAGGAAGAACCATGGGGCAGTTGCGTAGTTTTGCTGAGTTGGTTTTAGAAGGTTCTTGGGTAGAAGCTAGCATAGACACAGCTCAACCAGACAGAGCTCCAATGCCAAAACCCGACGTTCGAAAAATGAATATTCCATTAGGACCTGTCGTTGTTTTTGGAGCCAGTAATTTTCCGTTGGCATACTCTACCGCAGGAGGAGATACAGCAGCAGCTTTAGCAGCTGGTTGTCCGGTATTGGTCAAATCACATCCAATGCATGCAGGTACTGGAGAGTTAATTTCCTCGGCTATTATCAAAGCAGCAAAAGACACAGGAATGCCAAATGGTGTTTTTTCAAATCTTAACAGTAGTGGTATCGAAGTCGGACAGCAATTGGTCAATCATCCAAAGGTAAAAGCTGTAGGTTTTACAGGAAGCATTAGAGGAGGTAGAGCCTTGTATGATTTGGCTGCCAAAAGACCAGAGCCTATCCCTGTTTTTGCAGAAATGGGAAGTGTAAACCCTGTTGTTGTACTGCCAAAAGCTTTAGAAAATAGAGCTGCAGCTTTAGCAAAAACCTATGCACAATCGATTACTTTAGGTACAGGGCAATTTTGTACTAATCCAGGCTTAATTTTAGGAATCAAAGGAGCTGCACTCACAGAATTTATAAATGTATTAGCATCTGAGATTGTGACCATAGATCCTGGATGTATGTTGCATCCTAATATTTTGGGAGCTTATGAAGCAAACAAAGAAAAAGCTATTTCGCAAGAAGGTTTAACACTTGCTGCTCATTACCAAAATGATGTGGCAACCAATTTTGCAAAACAAGCAATTGCCACTGTTAATGGAGCCACTTTTTTAGCCAATCCACAATTACATCAAGAAGTTTTTGGACCCTATTCTATTGTGGTACAATGCGATGATGCAAATCAGCTAGAAGAACTTATTTTGCAACTAGAAGGACAATTAACCGGAACGGTAATCGCAGACGATAATGAAACTGCAAACTATCCAGGTGTTATTGCAGCAGTTCAAAACAGAGTAGGACGAATTATTTTTAATGGCGTTCCGACAGGTGTAGAGGTTTGTCCATCAATGGTACACGGAGGACCTTACCCTGCATCAACAGATTCTAGATTTACTGCAGTAGGTGTTAGTTCTATTGCTCGATGGGTTCGACCATTTAGCTATCAAGATTGGCCAAATAAATTATTACCTTTAGAATTGAAAAATGAAAACCCATTGGGTATTTTACGCTTGGTCAATAATCAGAAAACAACCGATAAAATTTAA
- a CDS encoding NAD(P)/FAD-dependent oxidoreductase, which produces MSKSVVIIGGGIIGLCTAYYLQKEGCKVTIIDKSNFSSGASYVNAGYITPSHFIPLAAPGMISKGLKWMFNSSSPFYVKPRLDSDFLQWSWAFKKSATAEKVAQAIPVIKDINLFGRDLYQAMKTSNEFDFSFDKKGLLMYYQSDKVGEEEWSIGQQGIKEGLQVELLSKAQVETLQPNLNLDIKGAVYFHSDAHMTPTEFMPQLLANLKSKGVQIFENEEVKDLEIDAKGIRKVITNKRTLTADEYVLAAGSWSPLLTKKLGLKIPIQAGKGYAINVKRETNINIPAILAEAKVAVTPMNGFTRFAGTMEIGGINHNINPARVAAIAAAAARYYPDINITTQEKAAAVCGLRPCSPDGIPYIGKSSKANNLTIATGHAMMGWSLGPATGKMVSEIITGQKSSLNLAPFHPDRKF; this is translated from the coding sequence ATGAGTAAAAGTGTTGTAATTATCGGTGGAGGTATCATTGGATTGTGTACCGCCTACTACCTTCAAAAGGAAGGCTGTAAGGTAACCATAATTGATAAATCTAATTTTAGTAGTGGAGCCTCTTATGTCAATGCGGGCTATATTACACCTAGTCATTTTATTCCATTGGCAGCGCCAGGAATGATTAGCAAAGGACTAAAATGGATGTTTAATTCATCGAGTCCTTTTTATGTAAAGCCACGTTTGGATTCAGATTTTTTGCAATGGTCCTGGGCCTTTAAAAAATCAGCAACAGCAGAGAAAGTAGCACAAGCCATACCTGTTATAAAAGACATTAACCTTTTTGGACGAGACTTGTATCAAGCAATGAAAACTTCTAATGAATTTGATTTTAGTTTTGATAAAAAAGGCTTGTTAATGTATTATCAATCTGATAAGGTTGGAGAAGAAGAATGGTCAATCGGTCAACAAGGAATTAAAGAAGGTCTACAAGTTGAGTTGCTAAGCAAGGCTCAAGTAGAAACACTACAACCCAATCTAAACCTAGATATTAAAGGCGCTGTGTATTTTCATTCAGATGCCCATATGACTCCAACAGAATTTATGCCACAGCTCTTGGCGAATCTCAAGTCTAAAGGAGTGCAGATTTTTGAAAATGAAGAGGTTAAAGACTTAGAGATAGATGCTAAGGGCATTCGCAAAGTAATCACAAATAAAAGAACGCTAACAGCTGATGAATACGTTTTGGCAGCTGGTAGTTGGAGCCCTTTACTCACAAAAAAACTGGGTTTAAAAATCCCGATTCAAGCGGGTAAAGGCTACGCAATTAATGTAAAAAGAGAAACGAATATCAATATTCCTGCGATTTTAGCGGAGGCAAAAGTAGCAGTAACTCCTATGAATGGATTTACCCGTTTTGCTGGGACCATGGAAATTGGTGGAATCAACCACAATATAAATCCAGCTCGCGTTGCTGCTATTGCCGCTGCAGCAGCTCGCTATTATCCAGATATTAATATTACTACCCAAGAAAAGGCAGCAGCAGTTTGTGGTTTGAGACCCTGTTCACCAGATGGGATTCCATATATCGGAAAATCATCCAAGGCCAACAATCTAACCATTGCAACAGGACATGCAATGATGGGCTGGAGCTTAGGGCCCGCAACAGGTAAAATGGTTTCAGAGATTATTACAGGACAAAAGAGTTCTTTAAACCTAGCTCCGTTTCATCCAGATAGAAAATTTTAA
- a CDS encoding DUF885 domain-containing protein: MKNKILGMLILILSIFACKKESSKDLLTQAIKEYETERTYDFKRSESVENTIAYYQKESDFAVQLLEKLSKIDAAGLSKTDQISLELLAFTLQDKVDTHTYKMYLNPITNESAFHLNLSNMANRNFKDKKQALSYLKQLSDLPKRIDYNLNLLSAGVKEGISQPKAVFYNYENTYDKHIVSDVTQSEFYKPFINLPKTFSESLKDSLVVEAKKSVQSNAIDQYKKIKAFFEEEYFPNTRKGLGVSTIPNGKEFYQNRIDFYTTSKEYTAEDIHQIGLKEVARIKAEMQQIITDLGFKGSFSDFLKFLRTDKQFYAKTPKELLMYARDIAKRIDAELPKFFKTLPRKPYGVVPVPAAIAPNYTSGRYSGSRGETTAGFYWVNTYNLPSRTLYTIPALTAHEAVPGHHLQISLNNELPDTFPRFRRGLYLSAFGEGWGLYSEYLADEMNIYTTPYEKFGQLTYEMWRACRLVVDTGVHAKGWTRQQMIDYMAANTALSMHEVTTETDRYISWPGQALSYKMGEIKIREMRKKAEAALGEKFNIRDFHEVILGEGTVTLSIIEKRVNSYIEQIKNE; the protein is encoded by the coding sequence ATGAAAAATAAAATCTTAGGAATGCTCATTTTAATATTGAGCATTTTTGCATGTAAAAAAGAATCTTCAAAAGATTTATTAACACAGGCGATTAAAGAATACGAAACCGAGCGGACCTATGATTTTAAAAGAAGTGAATCAGTAGAAAATACCATAGCGTATTATCAAAAGGAATCTGATTTTGCTGTGCAATTGTTGGAGAAACTTTCAAAAATTGACGCTGCTGGTTTGTCTAAAACTGATCAAATTTCTTTAGAGTTGTTAGCCTTTACCTTACAAGATAAGGTAGATACACACACCTATAAAATGTATCTAAATCCTATTACTAATGAGTCGGCTTTCCATTTAAATTTGAGCAATATGGCAAATAGGAATTTTAAAGACAAAAAGCAGGCGCTGTCTTATCTAAAGCAACTGTCTGATTTGCCAAAACGAATTGATTATAATCTAAATTTGTTAAGTGCAGGTGTTAAAGAAGGGATTTCTCAGCCAAAAGCAGTGTTTTACAACTATGAAAACACCTACGATAAGCATATTGTTTCTGATGTTACTCAAAGTGAATTTTACAAGCCTTTTATAAATTTGCCAAAGACTTTTTCTGAAAGCTTAAAGGACTCTTTAGTTGTAGAAGCAAAGAAGAGTGTGCAAAGCAATGCCATAGATCAATACAAAAAAATTAAGGCATTTTTTGAGGAAGAATATTTTCCGAATACCAGAAAAGGATTAGGAGTAAGTACAATTCCAAATGGTAAAGAATTTTATCAAAACAGAATTGATTTTTATACTACTAGCAAGGAGTATACTGCAGAGGATATTCATCAGATTGGCTTAAAAGAAGTGGCTAGAATTAAGGCAGAGATGCAGCAAATTATCACTGATTTAGGCTTTAAAGGGAGCTTTTCAGATTTTTTAAAATTCTTAAGAACAGATAAACAGTTTTATGCAAAAACGCCTAAAGAGCTGTTGATGTATGCACGTGATATTGCAAAAAGAATTGATGCAGAATTGCCGAAGTTTTTTAAAACCCTCCCAAGAAAACCTTATGGAGTTGTTCCTGTGCCAGCAGCCATTGCACCTAATTATACAAGTGGGCGCTATTCAGGATCTAGAGGTGAGACAACTGCCGGTTTTTATTGGGTAAACACCTATAATTTACCTAGTAGAACCTTATATACCATTCCTGCATTAACTGCGCATGAAGCTGTCCCTGGACATCACTTGCAAATTTCATTAAACAATGAGTTGCCAGACACATTTCCTAGATTTAGAAGAGGTTTATATCTTTCTGCTTTTGGAGAAGGTTGGGGATTGTACTCAGAATATCTAGCAGATGAAATGAATATTTATACCACTCCCTATGAAAAGTTTGGTCAGCTAACTTATGAAATGTGGAGAGCCTGTAGACTAGTTGTAGATACAGGAGTACATGCAAAAGGTTGGACCCGTCAGCAAATGATTGATTATATGGCTGCCAATACGGCTTTGTCTATGCATGAAGTAACCACAGAAACAGACCGATACATCTCTTGGCCAGGACAAGCCTTATCGTATAAGATGGGTGAGATTAAGATTCGAGAAATGCGCAAAAAAGCTGAAGCTGCTTTGGGTGAGAAATTTAATATTAGAGACTTTCACGAAGTAATTTTAGGAGAAGGAACCGTTACCTTATCCATCATAGAGAAACGAGTAAATAGTTATATAGAGCAGATAAAAAATGAGTAA
- a CDS encoding M24 family metallopeptidase, with translation MIGIGGSTIDQELKAIVPSAHLVEPIKKEEYQARIQKACALMKTKNIKVLYLNAGTNLYYFTGMKWNSSERMVGALLFQDGSLHFIAPEFEKGTILDFMLIEGEIHCWEEHESPYQLCMDILTSKSLTEGVIALDESTPFFIVDGLEHCKGRFDFINAKSITATCRMVKSDAEIAIMQQAMNITLEVQKAAARILRVGISAKEVTDFIHQAHIRYGIPSGSYFCIVLFGVDSSFPHGVKSPKNLEENEVVLIDTGCMLHHYISDLTRTYVFGEANDLQRKIWNIEKETQQAAFDAAQLGGTCAMVDAASRRVLESHKLGPDYKLPGLPHRTGHGIGLDIHEWPYLVSSDQTILEAGMTFSNEPMICVPNEFGIRFEDHIYMTSTGPKWFTEPMKTIEDPFGYSS, from the coding sequence ATGATAGGAATAGGAGGATCAACTATTGATCAAGAATTAAAGGCTATAGTACCCAGTGCTCATCTTGTTGAGCCCATTAAAAAGGAAGAATATCAAGCGAGAATTCAGAAAGCTTGTGCTTTGATGAAAACTAAAAACATTAAGGTTCTGTATTTAAATGCAGGGACCAACTTGTATTATTTTACAGGAATGAAATGGAATTCTAGTGAACGAATGGTAGGAGCGCTTTTATTTCAAGACGGATCACTTCATTTTATAGCTCCAGAATTTGAAAAAGGCACCATCCTAGATTTTATGCTTATAGAAGGAGAGATTCATTGTTGGGAAGAGCATGAGTCTCCATATCAACTCTGTATGGATATACTTACTTCAAAGTCATTGACAGAGGGAGTAATCGCTCTAGATGAGAGTACGCCATTTTTTATTGTTGATGGTCTTGAGCACTGCAAAGGTCGTTTTGATTTTATCAATGCGAAAAGCATTACAGCAACCTGTAGGATGGTAAAGTCTGATGCAGAAATTGCCATCATGCAACAGGCCATGAACATTACCTTAGAGGTGCAAAAAGCAGCTGCAAGAATTTTAAGGGTCGGTATTTCTGCCAAAGAAGTAACTGATTTTATTCATCAAGCTCATATTAGATACGGAATTCCTTCGGGCTCTTATTTTTGTATCGTACTATTTGGTGTAGATTCGTCATTTCCTCATGGTGTAAAATCACCAAAAAATTTAGAAGAAAATGAAGTAGTCTTAATTGATACAGGTTGTATGCTACACCACTATATTTCTGATCTTACAAGAACCTATGTTTTTGGAGAAGCTAATGACTTACAACGAAAAATTTGGAACATCGAAAAAGAAACCCAACAGGCAGCTTTTGATGCTGCACAGCTTGGAGGGACTTGCGCAATGGTAGATGCAGCATCTAGACGTGTATTAGAATCACATAAGTTAGGACCTGATTACAAATTGCCAGGGCTGCCTCACAGAACAGGTCATGGAATCGGCTTAGACATTCACGAGTGGCCATATTTGGTTAGCAGCGATCAGACTATTTTAGAAGCAGGAATGACCTTTAGTAATGAGCCAATGATTTGTGTCCCTAATGAGTTTGGAATTCGATTTGAAGACCATATTTATATGACTAGCACAGGGCCAAAATGGTTTACTGAACCCATGAAGACCATCGAAGACCCGTTTGGGTACTCGTCTTAA